A DNA window from Hevea brasiliensis isolate MT/VB/25A 57/8 chromosome 2, ASM3005281v1, whole genome shotgun sequence contains the following coding sequences:
- the LOC131175577 gene encoding protease inhibitor HPI, whose amino-acid sequence MASQCPVKNSWPELVGTNGDIAAGIIQTENANVKAIVVKEGLPITQDLNFNRVRVFVDENRVVTQVPAIG is encoded by the exons ATGGCAAGTCAGTGTCCAG TTAAGAATTCATGGCCGGAGCTCGTCGGGACAAACGGGGACATTGCAGCGGGTATCATACAGACAGAGAATGCAAATGTGAAGGCAATCGTGGTCAAGGAGGGATTGCCTATAACTCAGGATTTAAATTTCAACAGGGTCCGGGTTTTCGTGGATGAAAATCGGGTGGTCACTCAAGTTCCTGCCATTGGCTAA